The genomic segment AAAAGCGAACAGAAATCTGAGTGGGGATGGGGAGATAAGGGGGGTGGAGAGCTAAGTAATAATCAGCTTAATTATGCAGGGTTAGATGCTGAAGTAGTTCTGCAAATACATGACCGACTTGAGCCATTGTTGAAGGAAATTGGTGTTTGGAATTCCTATATGGCTGAGTGTAGTGCGTCACCTGCTTTTGCACAGATGGCTTATTATGGAATGCCTGTAAATGAGGCGGCGTTGTCGAGTGTTACTTTGCAGTATGAAACGGCTTATCAGGATTTGGTGAATAAGTTGGGTTCTACTTTTCCTGAAGCGGTTCCTTATCTCTACTCAACTAAGGAATTACCTAAGTTAATTAATCAAAGATTTAAGTTGAAGTTAACGCAAGTGAATGCTGATTCTTTGAGTAAGTATTGGGATATTCCAGAACTTAGGTTGATTTCGGTGATTAAGACTACTAAGACTTATCTGGATTATTTGATTAATCTCAAGGAATCGTTGCGCGATGGGTATGTACGTTCTCATTATACTCAAATCAATCGGGCGGCTTTTGGACGCAGTAGCAGCCAACATCCTAATTTGCAAAATCCTCCTAATCCTAGTAATTTTCCTGATGAATTACAAGCTTATAATTTGCCTGCGATTAGAACGGTTTTTGTGGCACATCCTGGTACTAGCTTAATTGTTTCTGACCTTTCTAAAGCGCATACTCGCATTGCTTGTGAAGCATCTAGTGATGCTCAATTAATTGGGCGGTTAAATTCAGAGAGTCAGGAAATATTTTGTTCGATTGCTTCTGCGATCGCATTTATTCAAGGGCTTGGTGATGATTGGACTGAGGATAATATTCGTATTTGGGTTAAGGATAAATCTCATGCTAATCATCAGACGGCTGCGATGTTGCGGGCTGTTAGTAAAAATGTCCATTATGGGTCGATGAATTTGCAGGGTTTTAAGACGCTTCAGAGAACAATTAGGACTGGTAGTGGGATTAGTTTAACTGATAAGGAGGCGCAGTCGAGTCAATCTGGGTGGAAGAAAACTTATGCTGGTGTGGCTGCTTTTTGTCAGAAAATTATTAGAGAGGCTAATTGCACTTTGCCGTCGGTGTTGGGGATTGAGGAGATTAAGAGGCGGACTAAGTTTGGATTGGGTTATGTGCGTTGTCTGACAGGACGTGGGGTGTTTCTTCCTTTGTATCCGCAAGAGTTTGGGGAAAACAAATGTGTTTCTGTCAAAGGCCCTGATGCGACGGCGGCTTTCTGGACGATGGCTGAGGCTGATATTATGAAGTTGGCTTTGGGTGAGATTATCGCTCGCTTAGATTCTCATCCTGAATATGGGGCGCATCTTGGCAATATGGCTCATGATGAGGTGGATGCGATCGCCAATTCCGATTATAGTCTTGAGGTCGCTACTATTATCCAAAGTTCGATGCGCTATACGATGAGGCAATTTATCCATTGTATTCCTGTGGATGAGGGGGAGAGCGCAGAAAGTTTGATTTGTGATTCTTGGGCGCAGAAATGATTGGTGAGTGGTAAAAGCGATCGGATTAATTTGGTGAATCTCGATCGCCCCCTCATTTTGGGAGTTTATTTCTGTGCGATCGCGTCCCTGTGTTTCCCAATTAGCTAAACAGTGACACTTCTGCCAAAGAAGAACTTAATTCAATTCTTTTATTCGACTCTACGGGTTCTATCAATCCTGCTATTTGTAATAAACGGTCTGATTGATTACGGGCAGACAACGATAGAATATTTCTTGCTTGTTCAATCGGAAATACTTTCTTCCAAGCCAACAATTCTCTTTGTATTCCTGCTAATTCTAATAAACACTCTTTAGGAACATTAGCAGCGCACCACTCAATCATTAAAGCTGCTTCCCGTAGGAGATGATTAGTTAGTAAATCATGTTTTTCCACCATTGCTTGGCTGGATATTGTAGCCAAGGTTGAAGCTAAATTACCTAATTGCCGCTGCCAATCTAAACTGATGAATGTTTCATATAATTTTTGCCGTTCCATTAACTGACCTCCAATAAATTACGCACAATTGTTTCTATTCTCTGTCTTAGATCGGGATTTTGGATTTCCATTGACCGATTTTGCTGCCGAGGTCGGATATTTATTAGGGATTCAAAACCGACCTCTTTAGTTTCTGGATACCAGTCAGCACCCCAAATATTTACTTGTTGACTGCCATCTTCTAACAAAGCTTGTTCGCAGTCTGCATGAAGTTCCCCTCCTCCAGCCACAATTTCCCTTACTACATCTACTGCTAGTTTAATTCTCAGTCCAAAATAAGTCTCTGCCATCTGATTGATTTGTTCTGGGGTAGTGGGTTCGCGGATAATCAGTACCATAGTTTAAAGTAGTACAAAAAATTGTGCGGTAAGCGACCATAAAATACTATAAGCAGCAAGTAGCAGAAGATAATAAGTTATATACAAAAAGGGCGCTGACGCAGCCAAAAGGAATGATGAATTCCTTAGTTGCTCATGTACCCTAAAAGTTTTTCTCTTAACCAAAAGCAGACTGACTCTTTGAAGAAATATGGATTTTGCATTGCTACTGTAGCTGGCATAAAATCCATCAGATTTAATAATTTTATCTCAATGGAGCAAGTCATCTCCCGTCAAACTGCGTTGTGACGGGAGATGACTTGCGACCAAAAACTCAGACTGAGGGCAGCGAATCAATATAGTTTGACAGTGGTATTTTCCCAAGCTATACTATTAGCAATTCCCGAATTAATAGAGTATGTTAACAGCTTTGAAGGTAAGACTATATCCAAACAAAGAACAACAAACAGCCCTAGCACAAAACTTTGGCTGTTGTCGCTTTGTTTGGAACTATTACCTAAATAAAAGCAATACTCAATACCAGGAAACGGGAAAAGGATTAAGCTATTGCGACATGGCGAAAGATTTAACGCAACTAAAGAAACAAGAAGAGTTCTTGTGGTTAAAAGATGCGTCATCTTCTGCGTTACAGCAATCGCTGAAGAATCTAGAGGCAGCATTCAAGAACTTCTTTGAACATCGGGCTAAATTCCCGAAGTTTAAAAGTAGACACAAGAAGCAATCGCTGAGATACCCAGCAGGTTGCTCAATAAAAGGTAGTGGTATCCAACTCCCTAAATTGGGAATTGTTAAAGCAGTGATCTCTAAAAAGATAAGCGGCAAAATAAAATCTGTGACTGTCTCAAAGGACAGCACAGATAAATATTTTG from the Phormidium ambiguum IAM M-71 genome contains:
- a CDS encoding DNA polymerase encodes the protein MPQYFQYTLFLQQEESLKSNIVLLDNPLFPELFREWKQAKRFGFDLETFGNSGESDSALDPNTGEIRLISLAFTIDSKVWVLLIDNGFSNEQRIQIEQQLHHLGFWETLAERLANPTVEVVGHSLDFEQQWMLAKYGYKIRCIRDTKLMSQVYWAGLDPWLDKVNNKAHSLASVCLRLGIEIDKSEQKSEWGWGDKGGGELSNNQLNYAGLDAEVVLQIHDRLEPLLKEIGVWNSYMAECSASPAFAQMAYYGMPVNEAALSSVTLQYETAYQDLVNKLGSTFPEAVPYLYSTKELPKLINQRFKLKLTQVNADSLSKYWDIPELRLISVIKTTKTYLDYLINLKESLRDGYVRSHYTQINRAAFGRSSSQHPNLQNPPNPSNFPDELQAYNLPAIRTVFVAHPGTSLIVSDLSKAHTRIACEASSDAQLIGRLNSESQEIFCSIASAIAFIQGLGDDWTEDNIRIWVKDKSHANHQTAAMLRAVSKNVHYGSMNLQGFKTLQRTIRTGSGISLTDKEAQSSQSGWKKTYAGVAAFCQKIIREANCTLPSVLGIEEIKRRTKFGLGYVRCLTGRGVFLPLYPQEFGENKCVSVKGPDATAAFWTMAEADIMKLALGEIIARLDSHPEYGAHLGNMAHDEVDAIANSDYSLEVATIIQSSMRYTMRQFIHCIPVDEGESAESLICDSWAQK
- a CDS encoding DUF5674 family protein, which translates into the protein MVLIIREPTTPEQINQMAETYFGLRIKLAVDVVREIVAGGGELHADCEQALLEDGSQQVNIWGADWYPETKEVGFESLINIRPRQQNRSMEIQNPDLRQRIETIVRNLLEVS